Below is a genomic region from Rosa chinensis cultivar Old Blush chromosome 5, RchiOBHm-V2, whole genome shotgun sequence.
AAAAATATCTGTTTCAGGCAGTTGATCATGTCATTTTGGATACTATCCTTCAAAATGACTCTTTAAAACACATTTGGaattgtatgaacaagtatCAAGGGACAACATAGATAAAATACTGAAATGGCAGCAGCTACAAGCCCTTCACAAGGAGTTTGAGATTCTCCGATCCATATGGTTGAATTTAATTATCTTCCTCATCCATAGCTATTTGATTGGCGGCCTTTGCCATAGCCACACAGTTATTTATACTTTCTAGTGTATAGACTACGTACGgttagtttttgttttaggaGAATAAGACTagggttagtttttttttttttttgaaaggatgttGATTGCATTAGATTTAATAGCCGTTCAAATGGGTTAGAGTCTAACATGTACTTGGATAGGAAAGAGACAAGGATCCCGAAACTCTATCAAGTAAATGTAACTCATTACTAGTCTGATTGGAGCTTGCTATTTTAGCGAGcttataaacaaagaacaactctGTGTCTTCTAAGACAAAATCATTATCTAGCCTCCTATTAGCCAATCACGCAGTTGTGGTACTAACAGAATGTcacttcctagcaaacaaataggagtaactccttatccataagccgctACGCCAATCTTAAtccagataattaccaactcctATAGCAGTCTTGATTCTAAACGATTGGTCATGGACCATACATAGGCCTCAATGCCCAAGAAGGTCCACCTCTTAGGCAAGGCCCACCCTCACCACTAAGTGATAAGTGCGGATGGCAAGGCACCCTCCTAAAAGGTCAACAAAAGAGACCTTAAAAACCCAGCTTTGAGCCCAGGCCaaaaggcccaagcccaaaaccGAGTAAAGTGGATAAAAACCCTAGCCTGCATCTGTCAATCTAGCACCGTCGCCGTCGAGCTTTTTGACAGCCGGCCCTTCTAGATAGCCTTGCATCAACGACGACAATCCGGCTTGAACCAGCAACCCACCGCTACCCTTGAAAACTACATCAGGCCAGCAACAAAACCAACTGGCTGGAATCAGAAAGAAATCTCCAAACCAACTAGAAGTAAGCAACAACCGCCGCCGACCACTCTCCGATCGACGCTATCACCGTCACTGCTGCTTTCAGACCAGACCGCCTCTGATCTGCAAGACGCGAACACTTCCTAGCGCAAGTCTCTCACCTGCAATCCACGACACCACATGCCGCCTTCACAAACCAAAAGCCACCAACGCGTCAATGTCTCCGTCGACACTAAACACAGCGTGAAGAACCGCCGTCGAAGCTAGGGTTGCTCTTGCGCGCTCTCCCTCTTGATATGTCTAGAATCACTTTAATGAGTCCTTTTTTGTAGGTATATGCTAGGTTTAGTTATGCGAAGTataaagaatatattctttgtATTTAGGGTAAATAAAGATGCAAATTAGAGAAACCGAAACATTTTAGCTATACAAGAAGAGTAATTAATTATTTGTGAAAAGAGACAAGCTAAAAGAATATTTTGGAACAAATACACAATTTGGTTGTTATTACTGCCGACTATGAGTGTCTGAGCCGGCCGGAGTTTCTAGAACACATAGCACAATGGCAGCATGGATTGATTTTTAATATTAATTGTTAGTACCAGTGGATCAAATGCAGCAAATGATGTTGTTCATCAAATTAAGCTTCTTCTTTCTTGTCATACGTACCAGACCAAACCAAACTTCAATAGACATGTTTGGCGCATTGAGGTTGTAAGATCCTGCTATCAAACAATGCCAATGTAAAAGTATATATAATAGTGAAAATAAAAACGTACTCCTTAATTTCAGTCATGTACCTAAACTCAATTTAAATATGACCAACATGCATCACTAATGTTTCAGGTAAACAACTCATGTAAAAGTATGTATAACAGTGAAAATAAAAACGTACTCCTTAATTTCAGTCATGATCATATCATGTACCTAAACTCGATttaagtagggctgtcaatgggtcgtgtcgggttgggttcgtgtcgggtcaaggtatttgttgTGTCGCaatatacaaacccaaacccaacccatttaataatcgtgtcaaaaatttaaacccaaactcaatctatttattaaacgggttacccatttccaaccgcttaacccatttaacaaatatcTAGGTCGCGTCATGTTAGACAAAATAACTCATTTAAGGGTCAACAATGCAactcatttaactaaaaaaatgcataaattgattaaattaactaaaaatTCAACAAGactaagaatataaataattatatatatatattcataaataattaaatccaataattataaagcaaaatatttcaaatggtctaatcttatgatcaaatactcccaacgtccaaaatttcaagaagaagtatagcataattgggttatacgggttcactttgtGTTGGTGGGTTAACCCGTAGCCgatccatttattaaatgggtcatagagggttgacccacggctgacccgctttttaatcgtgcgggttcaacctgctttatttcgtgcgggtttcgagtcgtgttttcgggtcgtgtcggaattgacagccctaaattTAAGTATGACCGACATGCATCACTAATGTTTCAGGTAAACTACTCATGCATGCTTATGATTTGACGACATCGTTAATTATGAGTCAATACTCTAAATcttaattataaagaaaagatGTTAACCGATTAcgtttctatttatttatttatttaatttttgtttgtttacttAAAGATGAAGGTGCTAACTGCACAGCTATTAACTGTGAATATAGAAACACACAGAGAAGTCCTTATTAGCATGCACATGAATTGTTTTTTAGTTTCTATTCGTTTTGTTCCGCATACACGTACGTGATTCGCGtgggttatatatataattagacaAGATTTTTTGGCGTAGAAAAATAAAGTTCTTGTGATTATATTGGCTTTCCCTGCTATCACTTTTGGGCTTCGAAGTTGTTGAAACTTCATCTATTTTATATTCAATTTGAACTTGTCTACACTTGGTACCAGAAGCATAGCCTCCCCAGATTAGCATATTCTTTAACAATACTGGGAACATGTAAGCTAATTATTACGTTTGAAACGTCGACACGAAGAAAATTTGGAAATTAAGCCGCTCtcgtttttctctctctaatagCTAGGGTTTTCCCTGGTCGAAAATTTCTCTTATCCGGTGGCGCACCAATGTCGGTGTGGGCCTCCGGCTGCACGCGCCAATGCCTCATCGGCATGTGGCTTGTGCAGTCGAACGGGTTCTGTGCTTCTAGGCCTTGTAGGTTCCTCCCGATGCTTCTCTCAGATGACTTGAGTTGTAGTGGGTGTCTCTTACAGGCGTTCAACACCGAACTAGCGGTGGGTGGCCGGATTAGTGCTTTTAAATCTGAATCGAGACTCGACAGTGTCTGTTTGGTTTTGCTCTGGCTTGCACGGGTTGGTGGCTGGTTAGTTGTGTTTGCACTACTAGTGActgttgtttggctccaaaaccagtctggttgcaaacaatctcttttgagcgtgcgCAGGCGtaccagcaccgtggggtgcagtcgtcggggagtcccttgacctgacttcttcttaaACGTTGTGGACAAGGAGAGCACTAACcctgtcacaaggttcttttctatgcctttcggaaaaggactttttgccttactggtaagggcttgtgttgtgatctcttgcgttcaccgaatcgatacttaacgTTGTAGGTTAAGCAGAGTAATCActggaagtttggagaaagcacgggtttgctaaagcgtatctttagctttgctgggttgcgagggcttTACTCTTGTTTCGCTGGTTTGCAACTGGGTTGTAAGTAGGTTTGCTccagagaggctttgataatctgtgagttgtgtgtttttttgtccttgaaacctggtatttatatcctagggtttcgactgttccttgccatagaaggattattgattgaagtttcctattcaatctccgctacttgattccgttaagggctcgttttccttatggatctcgGATTGGatgaagctataacccaaacccaagtagacataattttgggccgcaggtatcggcccgctatgctaaatcccctaaagggatcttgccaaaattacttttgggctcaaacattgccccccaggccccgagaTCAAGCTCGCGGAAATATAGCTGATCGAAGGGGACTTAAACGACACGTACGCTTGATGACAGAAACGAGGGCATTAATGAAGGCTCGCGTCCATTCGCTTACTAAATGTCTTTTCGTCGCATATTTTAcctcacaaaatctcttatttaaacCCGCAGCCATTTcaaacctgtcacatcagacaCTCTTCCAGTCTCTCTTAGACCTAGAAACCCTCCTATTCCACACCACCTTCTtgaaaaaaaacccagaaatggctccacCCAAGAAGATCATCATCGAACAGGAGGAGGAAATCAACGAGGCGGCTGCTCACACCTGGGGAACCAGCATCGGTGCCCGCTGCTTCATTCACACCACAGTCTAGAGACCCCTGCTACTCAGACTTCCCAACCACCACGCCGGACTAGGTCCTTCTCGCCCTCTACAGTCTACCCATCCGTCGACCCATTTCGGTCCTCCAAAGGACCCCCGGAGATTTCAACAGTTGGGGTGCGCATCTGCACAAAGCCAAAATAGGGTTCTGGCCCACCATTAGCTCGGTGGAGATCTCTTAGTATAGCGAAGTGCGAGCGCGAGATCTGGCCCGCTGGAACGCTGCAGGCATTACCCATACCATCGATCTGTGTTTTCGCCTTCCACGTGGTGGCAATCGCTCACCACTGGCCGCCATtctttgcttctggaacaccTCCACCAACACCTTCGACTTCCGATTTAGGCAGATGAGCATCACATTGTTAGATATTCTCACCATCACTGGTCTACCCATCGACGGCGAGCCCTACGTGCATGGCCAATTTGACTCTGTCACATTCACCTCGGCAATGGCTCAAACCTGCCGCGGTTCCTACAGCAGCTCCTACCCACGGTGGCTGACCCATTACCGCAAAGAGCACAATGCGACAGGTGGAATTGCTTTCTtggagtattggctctgcaAATTCATTTTCTGCCCTTCTTCTAACAAGCCCACTAGTCCTTGGACTTCCCTGGccacggccctctacaacggccgctgTGTAGGACTTGGACAACCAGTACTAGGCGCTCTCTACCGCACTCTGTACCAAGCCACCATGCACCCTTTCGAGACCGGCATTTCTGGCCCCTTTTGGATCCtcgacttctggattcaaatttATTTCCCGCATTTCCGCCGCGAAGACATTCCACTGCTCCCACTGGCTGATGAGCTTCTTGGTCAATAGCTCTGGCACGAGACAAGGTACACATCCCCGCCTTATTCTGAATGTTTCTCATATTTGTACCACTTGGATGAGATGCCATACTTGGATTTGGTGCTTAGTAGAAGATTCCCGCCCCTGCTTGAACATGGGTTCCTTCCTAGGGACCCTAATTATAGCGATCTCTCGCGCTTGGCCTTCCAccgcgcgatctcctgctcagatATCAGGCTCGCCACTAATGAACTTAGTTACGAGCTTTATGCCCCAATCATGACTTCGCTCGCCAACTCGGCCTGATCCAGTTAGTGCCATTCCCCCTCTAtgatgcttggaactacaacacttcctgGCGTAGAATTGGCCCCATAACTGGGCCTCCACCAGCCCAAAGCATGCTCACACTGGTTGACCTCCCTAACTGGGCCAACGAGATCATTCTCGTTGATGGGGTCGCTGAGGACTACAAGCACTGGTGGTCAGAAGTTTCTATTAATTGTTGGAAACAGCGAGATGATGAGCTCTTCGCAACCTTCTTCCAAGACTTGTACTGAGTTGCTTGCTTGCTTCCCTAAGGATGAAGCACAACCTCCGCTGGCTCCACGACCCGCGTCCTGCTCAAGCCAAAATCGTAATCCGCGAGCCCTCTCAAGAGGTAATTCCCTTAGCATGTTCTCCCCTCTTCTCCTTCTGTTTTCACTCTTTTATTCCTCTAACTTATATTTTATTGTAGCGGAGAAGTATGCCTCCTTCCGACAGTCAAGCAATTGATGCTACTCCGGCCACTGGTCAGGCCGCGAAACAAAAAGCAATAGCGATGGACCCTGAAGTCAAAGACTCTTCTGATGATAAAGACCCACAGACGGTAAGGAGTCCCTCATAGAGCCTATTATCTTGATGTACTCTTTCAAAGTCTAATATGACTCCCTTAATCTTAATAGATTATCGCCGCTCTGGCCCGCAAGTGCAATTGCTCCAACCCCCGGACCGATCCTtgggcagaagatgaaccaatcgctgaCCGACTGGTAATTCATACTTACAGCGAGCACTAAAACCTTCGTTATATCCTTATATCCAAACCCATAACACTCTTAACTTGCAGGTTCGTCACAGATCCTCAGGCTCCTCGAGGCAAATTGGGGAAGGATAGTCCACCGCTGGCGGAGGAGCAACCTTTTCGCAAGCCCAAGCGCCACCTGATTCAGCCAACTCTCCACCTCCTATCAATGTTGCGCGCCATTCGCAATTGGCTCTGGTGCCAGTACACATTCTAGACGATAGTTCGCCTGAGGTTGAAGAAAGAATACCGCCTCCTGATACCCCTGGCGAGCAACCAACTGCAGTTAATATCCTGGAGCAAGTAGCCCCTGATTCGGTTCCGGACACTGTTGAGGTCGTCCAGGAACAAATGGCAACAGAAACTCCCACCCTTCTCAGTGCTCCAGGAACTCTCCGCGAGCCAATTGCTGAAGAGGTACGCTTTCTCATAGCCACCTTTATTCTGACTCCCGCCTTAATCCTTTTGATATTTTAACACCTCTTTTTAGGATCAGAACCTCGCTCCAAACGAGGGGGTGTTTGTCGCTGTCGAGGAGGTGGCTGGCGAAAATCCCGCTGAGCCAGATAGTGAAAACGTGGCTGACTAGGAACCTGCCCCCATGCCCCCAGAGTACCTGAAGCAAGGAAAGGAGTGAACCCTGAGCTAGTGCCAGAGGCAGTTCCTATCGTGGAGCCTCTTGAGGCTCCTGTCGTTGTTCCCCTTCTGCAACAAGTGCTTCCTTCCAGACTGGAGATGTTGGCTCGCGTGCTTGAAGTGACTCCTCCTGGAGTTGTAGATGATACTAGAGAAAGGCTTCACCGTCTCCTGGGCCTTAACATTTTGACGCCCGACGCGCCCACCAGAGCTTTAGAGTACCTCCGAGTACTTCTTCGCTAGGGTGCCATCACTGAAGCCCAGTTCCGTGACATAGATAAGCTGCTAGATGATCTCCCAAGGTGGCTTAATGAGAAAACGGTCGCGACGACGCAGGCTAGGCAAGCCCAGGCACATTATCAGGCCCTTGCCCAACAAATGGATAACCTGCGAGATTTCCTGGGAGGGCGGGCCATCCTTATTAGAGATTTGAGGGTCGCAGAGAATCATCTTCAGTCCCAGATTCAGGAACTTCAGGCCCAATTAACCACTGTGAGGGCCAGGCTTGCCCATGAAGAACCTCAACTGGAGCAACCCTTAGCCGTTTCTGAGACGCTGTCTCAGAACCTGGCCCAAGCTCGCGAAGAAGTACAACAAGCTGCCGCTGACGCTGGCTTTCGCCTGGATGAACATTTCCTTCGTCTAACTTATGCGGGCCGGGGCCTCTAGGCCTCTAGTATTAGGCCCAatattttgtatgaacaatattaatattaatactaTTTAGTTATTTAGCCCACTTCACTAGCCCAAATACTTCTTTAAATTTTGTAGGCAATTAAGCATTCAATTTTTCCTTATCTGCTCATTAAAACAGTTTTTAAAAAGATAATCTCGAAATGGAGCGGTTACCTCCTTGAAGACCGTACCGTTTCCCACGCGTCTTTAATCTTCCTTCATTTTCGAGATCATATCATTCAATTTTTATTGATGGCtctattgatggcgttgaatctACTCCAACCGTCCATCAAAGGACTGAGGCCACTGAGGTTGGCCCTATAAATATCTGTACTTGGGGAAACGAAGATACACACAACCATGATTTACCCAGAAATAACCTTGCAAGCCCTACTTCTCTATCTTCTTTTCTTGAAATCTTTCCCCCACGGCTCCACCTCTAGCCTCTGAATCTTAAGCCTTATGGAGAAATCTCAGTTCCTGGGTAagccttatggcttaatctcatgTCCACCTCGTGTCTTTGGTCTTCTAACATCCTGGATAGGATCCACCGGTTTCAGTTAGGCTGAAGAACACGCGGCACTCCTAACGCGGGATACCACATTCTAGGGAGTCCCTCTCCTTAAGTTTCCTCGCGCGGAGCAAGTCGAAGAAGGGTGGGAGGCCACCCAAGGCCGTACGCTCTTCTTCAGCACCCTACCTCCTGGACTTAAAGGATCGAACTTTCGTTTTGTCCAGGAGGGAGATGAAGCAACTGGGCAGCGCTCTCCTCTGATGACCACTTTCGGCCCAGAGGATGGATGACAGAAGGGGTTGGGAtaattatttccttccctctcctTGCAGTACAGACGATAGCAGCTGCTCAGATTTAAGGAGGGTGAAGAAAGGAAGAGTAAGAGCAATCATCTCACCGACCCCCTCCTGACGGAAAATCCAGAATACCCAGAAACTGTTAGAAGATCTGAAATCCTATGATTTTcggccacttttggctttgaaaTCCTGCAAATGTAACTTTCGCGAGTATACTTgtattgcttttggccgcaaagccgcTTTATAAATATGAATATATTTCTTTTGATATTTTCAACTGTTCTATTATATAATAAGGCCTCAGGTATAGGCCTCGTTACACATACTCTTAACACTTATTGtcaaaagaattgaagaaatttgaaaaagttcgaaaaaaattaaacataataCAGAGAAAACAAAGAACATCTGAAGGCCGTGAATACAGAGCCTGAATAgatagagtgttgccccctagTCTTACTAGGTGAAGCGAATACATGTGAATGAGGCCACTGAGGAGGCCTAAATGTAAGGGAGGATGCGAACAAAGTAAGACTATGTTTGGCCCCCTGTCCTAGGAACAGGTGGATCTGGGGGATCTTCAAATTCCCAAACGcttgggtaatatttcttcaagaaCCTGCTATTGATTGGGTTGCGATGGAGTTCGCCGTCCAAATCTTTAAGGTGAAAGGCCCCGCGATCGAGAATTCTGTGAATCACAAAGAGTCCTTCCCAGCGCGGGGTCCACTTACCGCGACCAGTCAACTTCTCGCCCAGTGGCAGAACTGCTTTCCAAACGAGGTCACCCTAGCTCCTTGTAGCTGCGCCGGCGtgtcctcttatcataggcgcgaGCGATGCGCTGTTTCTCCATCACCAGGCTGTCCAAAGCCTCCAAGCGCCTCTCGCTAAGATCTTCATGCTCTTGCCACACACCCTGGACATAGTCTTCACCAATCAAATGATGTTGATCCTGGACGCGTAGGGACTGAACATTGATCTCCAAAGGTAAAACtgcatcatggccaaacatcaGAGCATAGGGTGTGGTGGCAGCCAGGTTCCGCTTAGAAGTGCGATAAGCCCATAGTGTTTCATACAGTGTTTTATGCCATTAGTGAGGATTCTCTGCGAGCATCTTCTTCAGCAAAGTGATGGCAACCTTGTTACTGGCCTCTGCTTGGCCGTTGGATTGAGCATAGTAAGGGGTAGAATGAATAAATTGGATACCCAAGTCAACAACGAGCTCTTGCATATCACGCCCCATAAACACTGCCCCCCTATCCGAAACCAGAACCTCAGGGACACCAAACCTGTAGATAATATTAGTGAAGACGAACTGGCGAATGGTTGCACCTGAGGCCTCCTTCAAGGGTTCAGCCTCTACCCACTTAGTGAAGAAATCGgtagcgacgatgatgaacttatgCTGGAAGGATGAATGAGGGTGAATCATGCCAATCAAATCCAGCGCCCAGCCTTGCGCAAGCCATGGCTTGataataggttgcatgggaatattgggaaTATGCTGGACTGGGCCATGTGCCTGGCAATCTTGGCATCCTTTCGCGAATGCGATGCAGTCTTTCAAAATActgggccaataatacccatgtcTCCTGATTAACCATCGCATCTTAGGACCTGCTTGATGGGCTCTGCAGACCCAGTATATGCCCTGCGCATTAATCACTTGGCTTCGCGGCCATACACACCTGAAATCGATGTTGTCCTCGCTGCGCCGACACAGCTCATCACtcctaagaaaataattaagcgCGAGAAAGCATATTTTCCTGTCAGTGGAGGAGTCTAGTTGCTTAAGGTAGGTGATTAGAGGAACTCGCAATTCTACATCAATAGAATCTAGAGCAGCCACTGTTGGTTCATCAGGTGGGTCAGGCCGCGCGAGCCATAAAGGCAACGTGCGGCGCTAGACTTTTGATATGTGCTCGCGAACACCATACTTCAAAGTGATTCTTGTAGCCAGCTGGGCGAGCTCATTGACCCCAAAATTGCTTTCACGAGGAATATGTTCCAGGTCCACGTCGTCAAATTGGTCCAAAAGCTCAAGTGCACGATCTAAATAGGGTGCAAGTAGGTAGCTTGTGCATCTAAACTTCTCGCGCAGGTGATTGATTACGAGCAATGAATCTCCGCGGACCTGGATGTCTCTAATACCTAGTTCCAGCAGCACTTCTAGGCCtataatgagggcctcatactctgcttggTTATTGGTGCACCGGAACTCTAACTGGAAAGAGTAGGAAAACCGATCGCCGACTGGGTTCTCCAAGACGACTCCTGCCCCTGCCAGTGTATCCATTTGTGAGCCGTCAAAATATAGTATCCAGGGTTGGAGTGAGACAGTGGCTTGATATAGTGCGGTGTACTCTGGAAAACATGCTAAGTCCTGGCGATCTAAAGTTTCAGCAGCAACCTCTAAATCTCTCACCGCGGGGACGTCCagcatagggtgatgtgccagaaagtctgTGATGGCTTGCCCCTTGACTGCCTTCTGTGGGATGTATTGAAGCGAAAATTCTGACAGGGCGAGCACCCATTTGCCACTGCAACCTCTTAGGATAGGCCGCGATAGCATATACTTGACTAGGTCAGTTTGgacgatgatgcaagtagtaaaagaTAACATGTAGTGTCGCAACTTGCACATTGAGAAGTATAGCgtaagacacagcttttccattggagtgtaccttgtttcgcaatctgtgagtgtcctactgaggtagaAGATGGCATGCTCTATGCCCTCTTCATTGTCCTGAGCGAGtcggctgccaatggaagccttaGCTGCTGAAATATACAACTTTAATGGAAATCCGGCTCTGGGAGGAACAAGCACTGGCGGGCTCGCTAAATAGGCCTCGAttttgtcgaaagcctcttgatgtttaggttccCATACAAACTCGTTCTGTCCTTGCAACTTTAGTAATGAGGAAAAAGGCTGGATTTTCCCAGCAGAATTAGAAATGAAGCGTCGCAGGAAATTAATCTTACCCAGTAACCGCTGCAATTCTTTCTTCGTTTGTGGGGGTGACGTGTTGATAACCGCATTTGCCTTATCCTTAGGGACCTCGATGCCcctttgatggacaatgaaCCCCAGGAAATCGCCTGcctgaactccaaaaacgcacttggaggggttcatcttgagcttgtgtagcCGCATGCGCTCGAAGACCTTTTTGAGATCCGCAATGTGGTCTCCTCGCTTCTTATATTTCACGACCACATCATCAATCTAAACCTCTAAGATCTTTCCAagtatgtcatggaagatcaagTTCTCTGATAGGTGGCCCCAGAATTCTTCAGTCCAaagggcatgaccacatatttgAAAACTCCCGCGAACCCTGGCCAACGAAACGCGGTCTTGTGCCTATCCTCCTCCGcaaccggaatctggtgatatcttGCTgttccgt
It encodes:
- the LOC112164126 gene encoding uncharacterized protein LOC112164126; the encoded protein is MQPIIKPWLAQGWALDLIGMIHPHSSFQHKFIIVATDFFTKWVEAEPLKEASGATIRQFVFTNIIYRFGVPEVLVSDRGAVFMGRDMQELVVDLGIQFIHSTPYYAQSNGQAEASNKRNLAATTPYALMFGHDAVLPLEINVQSLRVQDQHHLIGEDYVQGVWQEHEDLSERRLEALDSLVMEKQRIARAYDKRTRRRSYKELG